The Anabaena sp. WA102 genome contains a region encoding:
- a CDS encoding mannose-1-phosphate guanylyltransferase, with product MNNLFFPVILAGGKGERFWPLSRLDRPKQFLSLDGSSRSLLQATADRLLVLAGGWENLWVITSSPIAQGVREQLPDLPESNLLIESQGRDTAAAVAWTSLEIKKRYGEDAIIGFFPADHWIADPELFAETLAAAKDLATKKAAIVTLGIKPNFPSTAYGYIEQGEKIGSFNELPAYHVNRFTEKPDRETAETFLSTGRFSWNSGMFVFRAGVVLSELRTHAPEIMKPLEQHGVDIYPQLPKKSIDYALMEKTSLAYVLPVAFGWDDLGDWNAIERLLKQDDNPNLELATHVGLDTQGAIVYASNADDVIVTIGLEDVVIVRDRNVTLVVKKDRTQEIKQILKILQNDERFTGLL from the coding sequence ATGAATAATTTATTTTTTCCTGTGATTCTGGCGGGTGGTAAAGGTGAGCGTTTTTGGCCTTTGAGCCGACTAGACAGACCTAAGCAATTTTTAAGCCTTGATGGTAGCTCAAGAAGTTTACTACAAGCAACTGCTGATAGATTATTAGTTCTGGCTGGTGGTTGGGAAAATTTGTGGGTGATTACTTCTAGTCCCATTGCTCAAGGGGTGCGAGAACAACTTCCTGATTTGCCAGAGTCGAATTTACTGATTGAGTCCCAGGGTCGAGACACTGCTGCTGCTGTTGCTTGGACAAGTTTAGAAATTAAAAAGCGTTACGGGGAAGATGCTATTATTGGCTTTTTTCCTGCTGACCACTGGATTGCTGACCCGGAGCTATTTGCCGAAACTTTAGCGGCTGCTAAGGATTTGGCGACTAAGAAAGCAGCGATTGTGACTTTGGGTATTAAACCTAATTTTCCATCAACTGCCTATGGTTATATTGAACAAGGCGAAAAAATAGGTAGTTTCAATGAGTTACCAGCGTATCATGTAAACCGATTTACTGAAAAGCCCGACCGGGAAACGGCGGAAACTTTTTTGTCAACGGGACGGTTTAGCTGGAATAGCGGGATGTTCGTTTTTCGAGCCGGTGTTGTTTTGTCAGAATTACGCACCCATGCACCGGAAATTATGAAACCTTTGGAACAACATGGTGTTGATATTTATCCCCAGTTACCTAAGAAAAGTATAGATTATGCTTTAATGGAAAAAACCAGTCTAGCTTATGTTTTGCCAGTAGCATTTGGTTGGGATGATCTGGGTGACTGGAATGCTATTGAACGCTTGCTGAAGCAGGATGATAATCCTAATCTAGAACTTGCTACTCATGTGGGTTTAGATACTCAGGGAGCGATTGTTTATGCCTCCAATGCTGATGATGTCATTGTCACGATTGGTTTAGAGGATGTGGTGATTGTGCGCGATCGCAATGTTACTCTGGTAGTGAAGAAAGACCGCACCCAAGAAATTAAGCAGATTTTGAAAATTCTGCAAAATGATGAGAGATTTACAGGCTTGTTGTAA
- a CDS encoding FdhF/YdeP family oxidoreductase, translated as MNNLPENKSNSQAGGGLPVIQYWVEKTLSPQGLQLWQTLNHKSACLSCAWGTGGQKGGFVNEAGEYLQRCAKSVEAIAAELQPGIKPDFFQEYNINELQQLTSQECDDLGRLTYPLILKSGSSHYQRISWEEVYQIATTAFQQPAEKIASYSSGRSSNEAAYLLQLLMRSLGSNNLADCSDLCHVPSTIGLKKVFGSGTSMVSLEGLQHSDCLVLIGSNAPANHPRLMNELIKLRARGGKVIIINPQIEIGLVKFASPAFPIKSLLTGGSDISSLYLQPIPGSDVALFVGLQKSLIAQNLIKTEYLQSYTQNWQQILDYAENISWDHITNTCGLSQEEITATAYLIGKSESVVFAWAMGITQQANGVENVFSIANTALITGNAGKIGAGTMPIRGHSNVQGFGSMGVTINLREEIKQALSKLLGKPLNETPGYHTRDLIAAAELGKINTLFCLGGNLYAANPDLQQAKQALSQIETIFYVATKPNIGHFHGLGKQQTLILPVFNRFENPHKTTTESGNNFVRLNDAGKSHLHPGNSDLISEVELITEIAHRLHDENPINWRKLQDTIYVRELIAKTIPGYEKIGEIDQTQAEFTIAGRIFDEPKFPTFNGKAQMFVTPLPQLTLPHKSAFGVEENQPGIVVILGTGRSYGQHNTVVYRSEDKYRKMPHRHCILMNSLDIQKAGFQEHQQVTVKGNAGELENIEIICGAIREGVAFMFYPEANVLSKADIDPKSGIPAYKRVPVFVYQ; from the coding sequence ATGAATAATTTACCTGAAAACAAATCTAATTCCCAAGCCGGTGGTGGTTTACCTGTCATCCAATATTGGGTAGAAAAAACTCTCTCACCCCAAGGATTACAATTATGGCAAACTCTCAATCATAAAAGTGCCTGTTTATCCTGTGCTTGGGGTACAGGTGGACAAAAAGGAGGGTTTGTTAATGAAGCAGGAGAATACTTACAACGTTGTGCTAAAAGTGTAGAAGCCATTGCTGCGGAATTGCAACCAGGAATTAAACCAGATTTTTTCCAAGAATATAATATTAATGAATTACAACAACTGACCTCTCAAGAATGCGATGATTTAGGTAGATTGACTTATCCTCTCATCCTCAAATCAGGTTCATCTCATTATCAACGCATTAGCTGGGAAGAAGTTTATCAAATCGCCACAACAGCTTTTCAACAACCAGCAGAAAAGATTGCTAGTTATAGTTCTGGACGTTCATCTAATGAAGCTGCATATTTATTACAATTGTTAATGCGATCGCTTGGTAGTAATAATCTAGCAGATTGTTCAGATTTATGTCACGTCCCCTCAACCATCGGCTTAAAAAAAGTTTTCGGTTCAGGCACATCAATGGTAAGTTTAGAAGGCTTACAACATAGTGATTGTCTAGTTTTAATTGGTTCTAACGCACCCGCAAATCATCCCCGCTTAATGAACGAATTGATCAAATTGCGAGCAAGAGGCGGTAAAGTAATTATTATTAACCCCCAAATAGAAATCGGTTTAGTCAAATTTGCTTCGCCAGCATTTCCCATTAAATCATTACTCACAGGTGGTTCAGATATCTCTTCTTTATATTTACAACCCATTCCTGGTAGTGATGTCGCATTATTTGTCGGGTTGCAAAAATCCCTCATTGCCCAAAATTTAATCAAAACAGAATATCTCCAATCCTACACTCAAAACTGGCAACAAATTTTAGATTACGCAGAAAATATATCCTGGGATCATATCACTAATACCTGCGGATTATCCCAAGAAGAAATTACAGCCACAGCTTATCTAATTGGTAAATCAGAAAGTGTAGTATTTGCTTGGGCTATGGGAATCACCCAACAAGCCAACGGCGTAGAAAATGTTTTTAGTATAGCAAATACGGCTTTAATTACAGGTAACGCCGGTAAAATTGGCGCGGGAACAATGCCCATTCGAGGACATTCTAACGTGCAAGGATTTGGTTCAATGGGTGTAACCATCAATTTGCGAGAAGAAATCAAACAAGCACTATCTAAGCTGTTAGGAAAACCCCTCAATGAAACTCCTGGTTATCATACCCGTGATTTAATAGCAGCAGCAGAATTAGGAAAGATCAATACACTCTTTTGTTTGGGGGGAAATTTGTATGCAGCTAACCCAGACTTACAACAAGCAAAACAGGCTTTATCACAAATAGAAACCATTTTTTATGTAGCAACAAAACCGAATATAGGACATTTTCATGGATTAGGAAAACAGCAAACTTTAATATTACCTGTTTTCAATCGGTTTGAAAATCCCCATAAGACTACAACAGAATCAGGTAATAATTTTGTGAGGTTAAATGATGCAGGTAAAAGTCATTTACACCCAGGCAATTCTGATTTAATTTCTGAAGTAGAATTAATTACAGAAATTGCCCATCGTCTACATGATGAAAATCCGATTAATTGGCGTAAATTGCAAGATACTATTTATGTTAGAGAATTAATTGCTAAAACCATTCCTGGCTATGAAAAAATAGGTGAAATTGATCAAACTCAGGCAGAATTTACCATTGCCGGGCGGATTTTTGATGAACCGAAATTTCCCACTTTTAATGGTAAAGCGCAGATGTTTGTTACACCTTTACCACAGTTAACTCTACCTCATAAATCAGCTTTTGGGGTTGAGGAAAATCAGCCAGGAATTGTAGTCATATTGGGAACAGGACGCAGTTATGGACAACATAACACGGTAGTTTATCGCAGTGAAGATAAATATCGCAAAATGCCCCATCGTCATTGTATTTTAATGAATAGTTTGGATATACAAAAAGCAGGATTTCAGGAACATCAACAAGTTACAGTTAAAGGAAATGCGGGGGAATTAGAAAATATTGAAATTATTTGTGGTGCAATTCGTGAAGGGGTAGCTTTTATGTTTTATCCTGAAGCTAACGTTTTATCTAAAGCAGATATTGACCCCAAAAGTGGGATACCTGCTTATAAAAGAGTTCCAGTTTTTGTTTATCAATAA